Proteins encoded together in one Flavobacteriales bacterium window:
- a CDS encoding polyphosphate kinase 2 family protein produces MKHLLNDPRLVVQAPGRFRLKDHVTDLPEEADKKELKERLEKDRERISELQELLYAGGRNALLLIFQAMDAAGKDSAIRHVMSGVNPQGVRVWSFKAPSSLERSHDFLWRHAQAVPERGHIGIHNRSHYEEVLVTRVHPEFIVGQNIPSVRSVKDIDEAFWRARYDAIAAWEAHLAASGTVIMKFFLHMSKAVQRKRFLERIDDPEKHWKFNPGDVAERAHWEDYMHAYEQAIGATAAPHAPWYIIPADEQWESRALAGRLIRERLEALDLRPPVADPKASEALHACRAALSAE; encoded by the coding sequence ATGAAGCACCTGCTGAACGACCCGCGCCTGGTGGTGCAAGCCCCGGGCCGCTTCCGGCTGAAGGACCACGTGACCGACCTGCCCGAGGAGGCCGACAAGAAGGAACTGAAGGAGCGGCTCGAAAAGGACCGGGAGCGCATCAGCGAGCTCCAGGAGCTGCTGTACGCCGGCGGGCGAAATGCCCTGCTGCTCATCTTCCAGGCCATGGACGCCGCCGGCAAGGACTCGGCCATCCGCCACGTGATGAGCGGCGTGAACCCGCAGGGTGTGCGCGTGTGGAGCTTCAAGGCGCCCAGCAGCCTGGAGCGGAGCCACGACTTCCTCTGGCGCCACGCGCAGGCCGTGCCCGAGCGGGGGCACATCGGCATCCACAACCGCAGCCACTACGAGGAGGTGCTCGTGACGCGTGTCCACCCGGAATTCATCGTGGGGCAGAACATCCCGTCGGTGCGCAGCGTGAAGGACATCGACGAGGCCTTCTGGCGGGCGCGCTACGACGCGATCGCCGCGTGGGAAGCGCACCTGGCCGCCAGCGGCACCGTGATCATGAAGTTCTTCCTGCACATGAGCAAGGCCGTGCAGAGGAAGCGCTTCCTGGAGCGCATCGACGACCCGGAGAAGCACTGGAAGTTCAACCCCGGCGATGTGGCGGAGCGGGCCCATTGGGAGGACTACATGCACGCCTACGAACAGGCCATCGGCGCCACGGCCGCTCCGCACGCCCCGTGGTACATCATCCCGGCCGATGAGCAGTGGGAGAGCCGCGCCCTGGCGGGCCGCCTCATCCGCGAACGCCTGGAGGCCCTGGACCTGCGGCCACCCGTGGCGGACCCCAAGGCCTCCGAGGCCCTGCACGCCTGCCGGGCCGCCCTGTCGGCCGAGTGA
- a CDS encoding low affinity iron permease family protein, whose translation MPASINSPFTRFAKRISTFTGRPLTFLLAVLVIVVWGVTGPLFGFSDTWQLVINTGTTIVTFLMVFLIQNTQNRDTEALQIKLDELIRVQREANNALLDLEELDDDELDRIRQVYLELARRERDQG comes from the coding sequence ATGCCCGCCAGCATCAACAGCCCCTTCACCCGCTTCGCCAAGCGGATCTCCACCTTCACCGGCCGGCCGCTCACCTTTCTGCTGGCCGTGCTCGTCATCGTCGTGTGGGGCGTCACAGGACCGCTGTTCGGCTTCAGCGATACCTGGCAGCTGGTGATCAACACGGGCACCACCATCGTCACCTTCCTGATGGTGTTCCTGATCCAGAACACGCAGAACCGTGACACGGAGGCGTTGCAGATCAAGCTCGACGAGCTGATCCGGGTGCAGCGCGAGGCCAACAACGCGCTGCTCGACCTGGAGGAGCTGGACGATGACGAACTGGACCGGATCCGCCAGGTCTACCTGGAGCTGGCGCGCCGCGAGCGGGACCAGGGGTAG
- a CDS encoding transposase: MKKTYRKHSPAFKTKVVLEALKERETLSELAQRHGLHPTQIAAWKKEFLEGAEQVFGDGPVVDAKAHEQEKAQLHQQIGELTVTVNWLKKKLL; encoded by the coding sequence ATGAAGAAGACCTACCGCAAGCATAGCCCCGCCTTCAAGACGAAGGTGGTGCTGGAAGCGCTCAAAGAGCGCGAGACATTGAGCGAACTGGCCCAGCGCCATGGGTTGCATCCCACGCAGATAGCCGCTTGGAAGAAGGAGTTCCTGGAGGGCGCCGAGCAGGTGTTCGGTGATGGCCCAGTGGTGGACGCCAAGGCCCATGAGCAGGAGAAGGCGCAGCTGCACCAGCAGATCGGTGAGTTGACCGTGACGGTGAACTGGCTCAAAAAAAAACTGCTGTGA
- a CDS encoding IS3 family transposase — MPLDVRRTLVDRELATKPGDQGGLSISKQCAVLEIHRSGLYYTPRPVIDEDLQLMRLMDLLHLEDPAKGTRMLAKDLADHGFAVGRARVRRLMRLMRIKAVYCMPRTTVIDAAKYKHPLPAARLEDRAAQPGVGRGHHLPAGEGRLHVHGRGDRRAYPLPAQLEHLQHHGSRVGHGHDQRSDRHAR, encoded by the coding sequence ATGCCCTTGGATGTGCGGCGTACGCTGGTGGACCGCGAACTGGCGACCAAGCCTGGGGACCAGGGAGGACTGAGCATCAGCAAGCAATGCGCTGTGCTGGAGATCCACCGGAGCGGGCTCTATTACACCCCACGACCAGTCATTGACGAGGACCTGCAGCTCATGCGTTTGATGGACCTGCTCCACCTGGAAGACCCCGCCAAGGGCACGCGTATGCTGGCCAAGGACCTGGCCGACCATGGCTTTGCCGTGGGGCGCGCCCGCGTGCGGCGGCTCATGCGGCTGATGCGGATCAAGGCCGTGTACTGCATGCCGCGCACCACCGTGATCGATGCGGCCAAGTACAAGCACCCCCTACCTGCTGCGCGACTTGAAGATCGAGCGGCGCAACCAGGTGTGGGCCGTGGACATCACTTGCCTGCCGGTGAAGGGAGGCTTCATGTACATGGTCGCGGTGATCGACGTGCATACCCGCTACCTGCTCAACTGGAGCATCTCCAACACCATGGAAGCCGAGTGGGTCACGGGCATGATCAGCGAAGCGATCGCCATGCACGGTAA
- a CDS encoding MBL fold metallo-hydrolase codes for MTPAPTGHVVDHVYAIQDEFVNMYLVQDGGHYVAIDAGKDIDIVRRELAKLQVPADSVVAVLLTHTDMDHVAALPLFPHAVTYLASAEVDMLTGKQQKVPFYSNSMPREDHTVLSDGQVISLGNVKVQCILTPGHTSGSMCFKVDEKYLFTGDILSLKDGQVGPSVEFFDMDHDAAIRAISTIKGLAGVQYLFTAHHGFSSEFSAAFQTWGAAKAL; via the coding sequence ATGACGCCTGCACCAACCGGTCATGTGGTGGACCATGTGTATGCTATCCAGGACGAGTTCGTGAACATGTACCTTGTCCAAGACGGCGGTCACTATGTCGCCATCGACGCGGGCAAGGACATCGACATCGTGCGGCGCGAGCTGGCAAAGCTCCAAGTGCCTGCCGACAGCGTAGTGGCCGTATTGCTCACCCACACGGACATGGACCATGTGGCTGCGTTGCCCTTGTTCCCTCACGCGGTGACCTATCTCGCCTCAGCCGAGGTGGACATGCTCACCGGCAAGCAGCAGAAGGTGCCCTTCTATAGCAACAGCATGCCCCGAGAGGATCACACCGTGCTCTCCGATGGTCAGGTCATAAGCCTCGGGAACGTGAAGGTCCAGTGCATCCTCACTCCGGGCCACACAAGCGGCTCCATGTGCTTCAAGGTCGATGAGAAGTACTTGTTCACTGGTGATATCCTGAGCCTGAAAGATGGGCAAGTGGGGCCCTCCGTGGAGTTCTTCGACATGGACCACGATGCCGCGATCCGTGCGATCTCGACCATCAAGGGCCTCGCGGGGGTGCAGTACTTGTTCACTGCGCATCATGGCTTCTCATCGGAGTTCTCGGCGGCGTTCCAAACTTGGGGTGCAGCGAAAGCGCTCTGA
- a CDS encoding Crp/Fnr family transcriptional regulator has protein sequence MANDRAIATLKLITGFTDEELTLVLSYFNRKLFKKRDIVIPAGQVADEVYFVVKGCLRLYYMKDGVDRTTYFFTEHMFAGTYDSFLSRRPSLIAMEALEDTEVLALSHASLHELYQRFPKMNEFVRRSIEDRFVGLHDLFTAYLLNSPEERYLALLKERPELIQRVPQHHIASFIGVTPVSLSRIRARIARR, from the coding sequence ATGGCGAACGATCGGGCCATAGCCACGCTCAAGCTCATCACGGGATTCACCGATGAAGAGCTGACCCTGGTCCTCAGCTATTTCAACCGTAAGCTCTTCAAGAAGCGGGATATCGTGATACCCGCAGGACAGGTCGCGGACGAGGTGTACTTCGTCGTGAAAGGCTGTCTGCGTCTGTACTACATGAAGGATGGCGTGGACCGCACGACCTACTTCTTCACCGAGCACATGTTCGCCGGCACGTACGACAGCTTCCTCTCACGACGGCCCAGCCTGATCGCCATGGAAGCCTTGGAGGACACTGAAGTGCTCGCACTCTCCCATGCATCGTTGCACGAACTGTATCAGCGGTTCCCCAAGATGAACGAGTTCGTGCGACGTTCCATCGAGGACCGGTTCGTCGGGCTGCATGACCTGTTCACGGCGTATCTCCTGAACAGTCCAGAGGAGCGTTACCTCGCGCTGCTGAAGGAACGCCCCGAGCTCATTCAGCGCGTGCCGCAGCACCACATCGCCTCGTTCATCGGTGTCACGCCCGTTTCCCTGAGCCGGATCAGAGCGAGGATCGCCCGACGCTGA
- a CDS encoding DUF4345 family protein, protein MRSNRLLSIGTWSLIGISVLGIGSVSLMAFQDPQAVMALVGVKLSNTDAYSSIRGVYGGVGISILGALLYLAFTDRRAALGFMALFWGMYAASRLMTIGMEGALGSFGSQWLVIEGTLCLLALVLLAFHVRRPRGLAVA, encoded by the coding sequence ATGCGATCGAACAGACTTCTTTCCATCGGCACCTGGTCCCTCATCGGCATCAGCGTGCTCGGCATCGGCTCCGTCAGCCTCATGGCGTTCCAGGATCCCCAGGCGGTGATGGCGCTGGTGGGGGTGAAGCTCTCCAATACCGACGCTTACAGTTCCATCCGGGGTGTATATGGCGGCGTTGGCATCAGCATCCTCGGCGCGCTCCTGTACCTCGCGTTCACCGACCGCAGGGCGGCCTTGGGCTTCATGGCGCTCTTTTGGGGCATGTACGCGGCTTCACGGCTGATGACCATCGGCATGGAAGGGGCGTTGGGGTCGTTCGGGAGCCAGTGGCTGGTGATCGAGGGCACCTTGTGCCTGCTGGCGCTGGTGCTGCTGGCCTTCCATGTGCGCCGCCCCCGAGGACTGGCGGTCGCTTGA
- a CDS encoding TetR/AcrR family transcriptional regulator, with product MAKRRITVKGEDKRERILAKALQLFNKHGVEHVAVRDIARALGMRPGHITYYFPDKESLVLELGLGLRALNDGVVPDGSVTSLEDFFERFERILRNHIAYRSLLLSMARLLSQLPKVKAQYRATQEKRQAALRACFRSLVAAGELRALSIAEEDYLISCCSLVSRGWIPETLAAGHDLEERVPHYNALVRKLIEPFEA from the coding sequence ATGGCGAAGCGGAGGATCACTGTCAAGGGTGAGGACAAGCGCGAGCGGATCCTGGCCAAGGCGCTCCAATTGTTCAACAAGCACGGCGTGGAACATGTGGCGGTGCGCGACATCGCGCGGGCGCTGGGCATGCGACCGGGGCATATCACCTACTACTTCCCCGATAAGGAGTCGCTCGTGCTGGAACTCGGCCTGGGCCTGCGCGCGCTGAATGATGGCGTGGTGCCCGATGGCAGCGTCACATCGCTGGAGGACTTCTTCGAGCGCTTCGAGCGGATCCTGCGCAACCACATTGCCTACCGCAGCTTGCTGCTGAGCATGGCGCGACTGCTCTCGCAACTGCCCAAGGTGAAAGCGCAATACCGGGCAACCCAGGAGAAGCGTCAGGCTGCCCTGCGCGCGTGCTTCCGATCGCTGGTAGCCGCGGGCGAGTTGCGCGCGCTCTCGATCGCGGAAGAGGACTACCTCATCTCCTGCTGCAGCCTGGTCTCGCGCGGGTGGATCCCCGAAACGCTGGCCGCAGGACACGATCTAGAGGAACGGGTCCCGCACTACAACGCATTGGTGCGCAAGTTGATCGAGCCGTTCGAGGCATGA
- a CDS encoding cupin domain-containing protein, with amino-acid sequence MRYTYPHTIENGHGEQLTFVRLVKDREGEWLEVENRVQPGSGPPMHLHFKQAESLTVVSGRIGVQVQGQEPTEHGPGETVTFKAGVAHKFWAAGNEPLRCKGWIKPAHNVEYFLTEIFRSTKENGGKRPKEFDGAWLSSRYASEFDMTEIPGFVKKVIFPITVFFGKLAGKHKKYADAPEPVK; translated from the coding sequence ATGCGGTACACCTACCCCCACACCATCGAGAACGGCCACGGCGAGCAACTCACCTTCGTGCGCTTGGTGAAGGACCGCGAGGGCGAATGGCTTGAAGTGGAGAATCGCGTGCAGCCGGGCTCCGGCCCGCCCATGCACCTTCACTTCAAGCAGGCCGAGAGCTTGACCGTGGTGAGCGGCCGCATCGGCGTTCAGGTGCAAGGACAGGAACCAACAGAGCATGGTCCTGGTGAAACGGTGACGTTCAAGGCTGGCGTGGCGCACAAGTTCTGGGCGGCGGGCAATGAGCCGCTTCGTTGCAAAGGTTGGATCAAGCCCGCGCATAACGTGGAGTACTTCCTCACGGAGATTTTCAGGAGCACGAAGGAGAACGGCGGCAAGCGGCCCAAGGAATTCGATGGCGCCTGGCTCAGCAGCCGCTATGCGAGCGAGTTCGACATGACGGAGATCCCAGGCTTCGTGAAGAAGGTGATCTTCCCGATCACTGTCTTCTTCGGCAAGCTGGCGGGCAAGCACAAGAAGTACGCGGATGCGCCGGAGCCAGTGAAGTGA
- a CDS encoding c-type cytochrome produces the protein MKRVLRTLGIFLVVSVVVMVGAITYITQALPDIDAPVDLKVEATAARIERGAYLANSVCACMDCHSTRDWSKLSGPLIPGSLGAGGERFDEKLGFPGTFISPNVTPFALAEWSDGELYRAITSGVSKNGRALFPVMPYLNYGSMDPEDVYSIIAYLRSLPAVESSPAPSEPAFPMNIIIHTMPAVGTAGARPDGSDPVALGRYIANAAGCAECHTRSEKGQKVGPEFAGGFEFRLPSGSVLRSPNITPSEKGGIGTWSREQFIKRFNEAADSAYVPPLVDASKGDFQTVMPWMMYAGMTGSDLGALYDYLRTVEPVDATVERWSPH, from the coding sequence ATGAAACGCGTTCTCCGCACCCTCGGCATCTTCCTGGTCGTGAGCGTTGTAGTCATGGTCGGCGCCATCACCTACATCACGCAAGCACTACCGGACATCGATGCTCCCGTCGACCTGAAGGTGGAGGCAACGGCCGCACGCATTGAACGCGGCGCATACCTGGCCAATAGCGTTTGTGCCTGCATGGATTGTCACAGCACGCGCGACTGGTCGAAGCTCAGCGGGCCATTGATCCCGGGATCCTTGGGTGCTGGCGGTGAGCGATTCGATGAAAAGCTCGGCTTCCCGGGCACCTTCATCAGCCCGAACGTTACTCCCTTCGCACTGGCCGAATGGAGCGATGGAGAACTGTACCGGGCCATCACCAGCGGTGTGAGCAAGAATGGCCGGGCACTGTTCCCGGTAATGCCCTACCTGAACTATGGGAGCATGGATCCGGAAGATGTGTACAGCATCATCGCCTACTTGCGCAGCCTGCCCGCGGTGGAAAGCAGCCCGGCCCCCAGCGAGCCCGCTTTCCCCATGAACATCATCATCCACACCATGCCAGCGGTGGGAACAGCAGGCGCACGGCCCGATGGCTCCGACCCGGTGGCCCTCGGCCGCTACATCGCCAACGCCGCCGGCTGTGCGGAGTGCCATACGCGCAGCGAGAAAGGGCAAAAGGTGGGGCCTGAATTCGCCGGCGGCTTCGAGTTCCGCCTCCCCTCCGGCTCGGTGCTGCGATCGCCGAACATCACGCCGAGCGAGAAGGGGGGAATAGGCACGTGGTCGCGCGAGCAGTTCATCAAACGGTTCAACGAGGCGGCGGACAGCGCCTACGTACCACCCTTGGTGGACGCGAGTAAAGGCGATTTCCAGACCGTGATGCCCTGGATGATGTACGCCGGAATGACCGGATCGGACCTCGGTGCGCTGTATGACTACCTGCGCACTGTGGAGCCGGTGGATGCCACTGTGGAGCGATGGTCGCCACACTGA
- a CDS encoding AraC family transcriptional regulator produces MSLQPVFSRPSTLLSPYIAYFFEVEAAPPADDSGPHRVNVLPVPHAQMVFSFGGPSFERVMGGGLKPSPDHAITGYTTRTVEYSNPGRLGVVMAGFHPWGLQPFFEKPLRPIIDRNVELDKVFTGTGELDHAVRTASDGSARLQRIERFLLSKLRRPALDEAVVHSVKAIMEGKGRVRVQELADARSLSRRQFLRRFQDACGVEPSLFIQLVRFQSTFEAMDQQGEAPDWSTIALDAGYYDQAHFINAFRSFTGLAPTEYMACMHRTELGRSFDAHRNEDDPMRRMYI; encoded by the coding sequence ATGTCGCTGCAGCCGGTCTTCTCACGGCCATCAACGCTTCTGTCGCCTTACATCGCCTACTTCTTTGAGGTGGAGGCCGCGCCGCCCGCGGACGATTCAGGGCCACACCGGGTGAACGTTCTCCCGGTTCCGCATGCGCAGATGGTCTTCTCCTTCGGTGGTCCGTCGTTCGAGCGCGTGATGGGTGGGGGCTTGAAGCCCAGCCCGGACCATGCGATCACCGGGTACACCACGCGCACCGTTGAATACTCGAATCCAGGTCGCCTGGGGGTGGTCATGGCAGGTTTTCATCCGTGGGGACTGCAGCCTTTCTTCGAGAAGCCCCTGCGACCCATCATTGATCGCAACGTGGAACTGGACAAGGTCTTCACCGGGACGGGGGAACTGGACCATGCCGTACGGACCGCATCAGATGGAAGCGCACGACTGCAGCGCATCGAGCGCTTTCTGCTCAGCAAACTGCGACGGCCCGCCTTGGATGAGGCCGTCGTGCACAGTGTCAAGGCCATCATGGAAGGAAAGGGGCGTGTGCGCGTGCAGGAGCTGGCCGATGCGCGTTCCTTGAGCCGACGGCAATTCCTGCGCCGGTTCCAGGATGCGTGCGGTGTGGAGCCGAGCCTCTTCATCCAGTTGGTGCGCTTCCAATCCACGTTCGAGGCCATGGACCAGCAAGGTGAAGCACCCGATTGGTCGACCATCGCGTTGGATGCGGGCTACTACGATCAGGCACACTTCATCAATGCCTTCCGTTCGTTCACCGGTCTGGCGCCCACCGAATACATGGCTTGCATGCATCGCACTGAGCTTGGACGCAGCTTCGACGCTCATCGCAATGAGGATGACCCCATGCGGCGCATGTACATCTGA
- a CDS encoding T9SS type A sorting domain-containing protein, with translation MRTGLTVAMLLIEVLAFGQGFNKRLDPFGWGYAQEAFGIERTNGGYTVISGSADYDSIGLGLYFFHVSVHLAFIDEQGNLLGEKRAWRPMHSAFPGWANCCDTIPGGGYVVGGASEDTLGNGEVYLMRFDAVGDTLWTKVFGDPLLNYYYIGRQVKRTADGGFLIVGDMGVGDLPVNGIDGFAIKTDSLGNEQWREIYGGPPPDWRALLAVDLVGDGGYYFSGSYLPTDTNGEHWVIRVDSTGTEIWSVTWGGPFSEGALQLITGSDGHPIIFSGNAHAPSYGSMRPYIAKLDSADGSIVWEREYGLERYGTVLFAGKECPNGDLIGAGGTFVSQAPNNEMGLLLRTTSSGDSLWMFTYHYQDSIISNGQGRFYDVLPTADGGFIAAGVARNPVGGPYPPGYSQDTWVVKVDSIGCIVPGCNSVGITEQVTNLLDALVIFPNPAQGGQQVTVQLSLPATELLNKLQLTLVGSDGRLVEQQPVPMGVSHFWFPLSSVSPGLYHVHLSSGSRWLAGGKLVIE, from the coding sequence ATGCGCACAGGACTGACGGTGGCTATGCTTCTTATTGAAGTATTGGCGTTTGGCCAAGGCTTCAATAAACGGCTTGACCCTTTCGGGTGGGGCTATGCCCAGGAGGCATTTGGCATTGAACGAACGAATGGAGGCTACACGGTTATTAGCGGTAGCGCTGACTATGACAGCATTGGGCTCGGTCTATATTTCTTCCACGTGTCAGTTCATCTTGCGTTCATTGACGAACAAGGCAACTTGCTTGGTGAGAAGCGTGCATGGCGACCTATGCATAGCGCATTCCCTGGCTGGGCGAATTGCTGCGATACCATACCCGGGGGAGGCTACGTAGTGGGCGGTGCCAGCGAGGATACTCTCGGTAACGGAGAGGTCTACCTAATGCGCTTCGATGCCGTTGGTGACACGCTTTGGACCAAGGTCTTCGGCGACCCCCTGCTGAACTACTACTACATTGGGCGGCAAGTGAAGCGTACCGCAGATGGCGGCTTCCTGATCGTGGGGGATATGGGCGTGGGTGATCTGCCGGTCAATGGGATTGATGGTTTCGCGATAAAGACCGACAGCTTGGGGAATGAACAGTGGAGAGAGATCTACGGCGGTCCACCACCGGATTGGAGAGCCTTGCTCGCGGTGGATCTTGTCGGTGATGGCGGCTATTATTTCTCCGGCTCTTACCTCCCAACGGACACCAATGGTGAGCATTGGGTGATCCGCGTGGACTCCACAGGCACGGAGATTTGGTCCGTTACTTGGGGCGGCCCTTTCTCAGAAGGCGCGTTACAATTGATCACAGGCTCGGATGGGCATCCCATCATTTTTAGCGGCAATGCGCATGCGCCATCCTATGGTTCCATGCGCCCCTACATCGCCAAACTGGACAGCGCGGATGGTTCCATTGTCTGGGAGCGAGAGTACGGCCTGGAACGCTATGGCACCGTGCTCTTTGCTGGCAAGGAATGTCCCAATGGGGATCTGATCGGTGCAGGAGGAACCTTTGTGAGCCAGGCCCCTAACAACGAGATGGGCTTGCTGCTACGCACCACCAGCAGCGGCGACAGCCTGTGGATGTTCACCTACCACTACCAGGACAGCATCATCAGCAACGGGCAGGGCCGCTTCTACGACGTGCTGCCCACGGCTGATGGCGGCTTCATCGCGGCGGGGGTGGCGCGCAATCCGGTGGGCGGCCCATACCCTCCCGGTTACAGCCAGGACACTTGGGTAGTGAAGGTGGACAGCATTGGTTGTATCGTGCCTGGCTGTAACAGTGTGGGGATCACCGAACAGGTCACTAATCTGCTGGATGCGCTCGTCATTTTTCCCAATCCGGCCCAGGGAGGACAGCAAGTGACCGTGCAACTTTCGCTACCGGCCACTGAACTCCTCAACAAGCTGCAACTAACACTCGTGGGTTCCGATGGACGGCTGGTGGAGCAGCAGCCGGTGCCTATGGGCGTTTCCCATTTCTGGTTTCCACTTTCATCTGTCTCCCCCGGCTTGTACCATGTACATTTAAGCAGTGGTAGCCGGTGGCTTGCGGGAGGCAAACTTGTGATCGAATGA
- the hppD gene encoding 4-hydroxyphenylpyruvate dioxygenase, with protein MSTGLKDVDYGLEKIMKDAEDFLPLWGTDYVELYVGNAKQSAHYYKTAWGFQSLAYAGLETGVKDRTSYVLVQDKIRLVLTTPMTPDSPINEHLRKHGDGVKVIALWVPDARKAWEETTKRGAKSFMEPVREEDEHGYVVKSGIHTYGETVHIFVERNEYKGPFMPGYKAWKSHYNPTPVGLKFIDHMVGNVGWGEMNTWVDFYARVMGFAQLVSFDDKDISTEYTALMSKVMSNGNGRIKFPINEPAEGKKKSQIEEYIDFYHGAGVQHIAVATNNIIETVSALKDRGVEFLYVPPSYYDTVMDRVGEIDEDLAVLKQHGVLVDRDDEGYLLQLFTKPVLDRPTMFFEIIQRKGAKSFGKGNFKALFEAIEREQENRGTL; from the coding sequence ATGTCAACCGGACTGAAAGACGTCGACTACGGCCTGGAGAAGATCATGAAGGATGCCGAGGACTTCCTTCCCCTCTGGGGCACCGACTACGTGGAGCTCTACGTGGGCAATGCGAAGCAGAGCGCGCACTACTACAAGACCGCCTGGGGCTTCCAGAGCCTGGCCTATGCGGGCCTGGAGACCGGCGTGAAGGACCGCACGAGCTATGTGCTGGTGCAGGACAAGATCCGCTTGGTGCTCACCACGCCGATGACACCGGACAGCCCGATCAACGAGCACCTGCGCAAGCATGGTGATGGCGTGAAGGTGATCGCCCTGTGGGTGCCCGATGCGCGCAAGGCCTGGGAGGAGACCACCAAACGCGGCGCGAAGAGCTTCATGGAGCCGGTGCGCGAGGAGGATGAGCACGGCTACGTGGTGAAGAGCGGCATCCACACCTACGGAGAAACGGTGCACATCTTCGTGGAGCGCAACGAGTACAAAGGCCCCTTCATGCCCGGCTACAAGGCCTGGAAGAGCCACTACAATCCCACGCCTGTTGGCCTCAAGTTCATCGACCACATGGTGGGCAACGTGGGCTGGGGCGAGATGAACACCTGGGTGGACTTCTACGCCCGCGTGATGGGCTTCGCGCAGTTGGTGAGCTTCGACGACAAGGACATCAGCACCGAGTACACCGCGCTGATGAGCAAGGTGATGAGCAACGGCAACGGCCGCATCAAGTTCCCGATCAACGAGCCGGCCGAAGGCAAGAAAAAGAGCCAGATCGAGGAGTACATCGACTTCTACCACGGCGCCGGTGTGCAGCACATCGCCGTGGCCACCAACAACATCATCGAGACGGTGAGCGCGCTGAAGGACCGCGGCGTGGAGTTCCTCTACGTGCCGCCCAGCTACTACGACACCGTGATGGACCGCGTGGGCGAGATCGACGAGGACCTGGCGGTGCTGAAGCAGCACGGCGTGCTGGTGGACCGGGACGACGAGGGCTACCTGCTGCAGCTCTTCACCAAGCCGGTGCTGGACCGTCCCACGATGTTCTTCGAGATCATCCAGCGCAAGGGCGCCAAGAGCTTCGGCAAGGGCAACTTCAAGGCGTTGTTCGAGGCGATCGAGCGGGAGCAGGAGAATAGAGGGACGCTGTAG